From Ramlibacter tataouinensis, the proteins below share one genomic window:
- the purH gene encoding bifunctional phosphoribosylaminoimidazolecarboxamide formyltransferase/IMP cyclohydrolase, whose translation MNALISVSDKTGIIELAQALHALGVGLISTGGTAKLLADKGLPVTEVAQLTGFPEMLDGRVKTLHPKVHGGLLARRDLPEHMAALAQHGIATIDLLVVNLYPFEATVAKPGCTLEDAIENIDIGGPAMVRSAAKNWKDVGVLTDAAQYGPVVEELKAQGKLSDKTRFALAVAAFNRISNYDAAISDYLSSIGEGGERSPFPAQANGRFVKLQDLRYGENPHQQAAFYRDLHPAPGSLAVAQQLQGKELSYNNIADADAAWECVKSFDAPACVIVKHANPCGVAVGTDPLEAYSKAFQTDPTSAFGGIIAFNRPLDGAGAQAVAKQFVEVLMAPDFSPEALQIFAGKANVRLLKIALPPGGATAWDKGQNLMDVKRIGSGLLMQTADNRELSLGELKVVTKKQPTPQELKDLLFAWKVAKFVKSNAIVFCKDGMTMGVGAGQMSRLDSARIASIKAQHANLPLQGTVVASDAFFPFRDGLDVVVDAGATCVVQPGGSMRDEEVIKAADERGVAMVFSGVRHFRH comes from the coding sequence ATGAACGCACTGATCTCCGTATCCGACAAAACCGGCATCATCGAACTGGCGCAGGCCCTGCACGCGCTGGGGGTGGGCCTGATTTCCACCGGCGGCACCGCCAAGCTGCTGGCCGACAAGGGCCTGCCGGTCACCGAGGTGGCCCAGCTCACCGGCTTTCCCGAGATGCTCGATGGCCGCGTAAAGACGCTGCACCCCAAGGTGCACGGCGGCCTGCTGGCGCGCCGCGACCTGCCCGAGCACATGGCGGCACTGGCGCAGCACGGCATCGCCACCATCGACCTGCTGGTGGTCAATCTGTATCCCTTCGAGGCGACCGTCGCCAAGCCCGGCTGCACGCTGGAGGACGCGATCGAGAACATCGACATCGGCGGCCCGGCCATGGTGCGCTCGGCGGCCAAGAACTGGAAGGACGTGGGCGTGCTCACCGACGCCGCGCAGTACGGCCCGGTGGTCGAGGAACTGAAAGCCCAGGGCAAGCTCTCGGACAAGACGCGCTTCGCGCTGGCGGTGGCGGCGTTCAACCGCATCAGCAACTACGACGCGGCGATCAGCGACTACCTCTCCAGCATCGGCGAAGGAGGTGAGCGCAGCCCGTTCCCGGCGCAGGCCAACGGCCGCTTCGTCAAGCTGCAGGACCTGCGCTACGGCGAGAACCCGCACCAGCAGGCTGCGTTCTACCGCGACCTGCACCCGGCACCCGGTTCGCTTGCGGTGGCGCAGCAGCTGCAGGGCAAGGAGCTCTCGTACAACAACATCGCCGACGCCGATGCGGCCTGGGAGTGCGTCAAGAGCTTCGACGCGCCGGCCTGCGTGATCGTCAAGCACGCCAACCCCTGCGGCGTGGCCGTGGGCACGGACCCGCTGGAGGCCTACTCCAAGGCCTTCCAGACCGATCCCACCTCCGCCTTTGGCGGCATCATTGCCTTCAACCGCCCGCTGGACGGCGCCGGCGCGCAGGCGGTGGCCAAGCAGTTCGTCGAGGTGCTGATGGCGCCGGACTTCAGTCCCGAGGCGCTGCAGATCTTCGCCGGCAAGGCCAACGTGCGGCTGCTGAAGATCGCGCTGCCGCCGGGCGGTGCCACGGCCTGGGACAAGGGCCAGAACCTGATGGACGTGAAGCGGATCGGCTCGGGCCTGCTGATGCAGACCGCGGACAACCGCGAGCTGAGCCTCGGCGAGCTGAAGGTGGTGACGAAGAAGCAGCCCACGCCGCAGGAACTGAAGGATCTGCTGTTCGCCTGGAAGGTGGCGAAATTCGTGAAGTCCAACGCCATCGTGTTCTGCAAGGATGGCATGACCATGGGCGTGGGTGCCGGCCAGATGAGCCGCCTCGACTCGGCGCGCATCGCCAGCATCAAGGCGCAGCATGCGAACCTGCCCCTGCAGGGCACGGTGGTGGCGAGCGACGCCTTCTTCCCGTTCCGCGACGGCCTCGACGTGGTGGTCGATGCCGGCGCCACCTGCGTGGTCCAGCCGGGCGGCAGCATGCGCGACGAGGAAGTGATCAAGGCCGCCGACGAGCGCGGCGTGGCGATGGTCTTTTCGGGCGTGCGCCACTTCCGCCACTAA
- a CDS encoding Fis family transcriptional regulator → MSKKHIEECVRASLEGYFRDLRGTEPDGMYEMLVKVVEKPLLEFVMAKADQNQSRAAEWLGLNRNTLRKKLVEHRLLKG, encoded by the coding sequence ATGAGCAAAAAACACATAGAGGAATGCGTGCGGGCCAGCCTGGAAGGCTATTTCCGGGACCTGCGCGGCACCGAGCCGGACGGCATGTACGAAATGCTGGTCAAGGTGGTGGAGAAGCCGCTGCTGGAATTCGTCATGGCCAAGGCCGACCAGAACCAGTCGCGCGCCGCCGAATGGCTGGGCCTGAACCGCAACACCTTGCGCAAGAAGCTCGTCGAACACAGGCTCCTGAAGGGCTGA
- the dusB gene encoding tRNA dihydrouridine synthase DusB: MNIGPYPLANQLFVAPMAGVTDRPFRRLCRQLGAGHAVSEMVTSRRELWDSLKTSRRANHEGEPGVIAVQIAGTEPAMMAEAAAYNIDRGAQIIDINMGCPAKKVCSKWAGSALMQDEPLALAIAQAVVQACAPRGVPVTLKMRTGWSQANKNAVRLARAFEDAGVQLLTVHGRTREQGYGGQAEYDTIAAVKAAVRIPVVANGDITTPEKAREVLASTRADAIMIGRAAQGRPWIFREVAHFLATGTRLAPPLVGEVRRLLLDHLQDHYALYGEFTGVRSARKHIGWYIKGLPGAAPFRERMNTIEDCGAQLQAVAEFFDALAAAGDRMPESDAASGSEKVALEEAQ; this comes from the coding sequence ATGAACATCGGCCCCTACCCATTGGCGAACCAGCTGTTCGTCGCGCCGATGGCGGGCGTCACCGACCGGCCATTCCGCCGCCTGTGCCGCCAGCTCGGCGCCGGCCATGCGGTCAGCGAGATGGTGACCTCGCGGCGCGAGCTCTGGGACAGCCTGAAGACCTCGCGCCGCGCCAACCATGAGGGCGAGCCCGGTGTGATCGCGGTGCAGATCGCGGGCACCGAGCCGGCCATGATGGCCGAGGCGGCGGCCTACAACATCGACCGCGGCGCCCAGATCATCGACATCAACATGGGCTGCCCCGCCAAGAAGGTGTGCAGCAAGTGGGCCGGCTCCGCGCTGATGCAGGACGAGCCGCTGGCGCTCGCCATCGCGCAGGCGGTGGTGCAGGCCTGCGCCCCGCGTGGCGTGCCGGTGACGCTGAAGATGCGCACCGGCTGGTCGCAGGCCAACAAGAACGCGGTGCGGCTGGCGCGCGCCTTCGAGGACGCGGGCGTGCAGCTGCTCACCGTGCACGGCCGCACGCGCGAACAGGGCTACGGCGGCCAGGCCGAGTACGACACCATCGCCGCGGTGAAGGCCGCGGTGCGCATCCCGGTAGTGGCCAACGGCGACATCACCACGCCCGAGAAGGCGCGCGAGGTGCTGGCCTCGACGCGGGCCGACGCGATCATGATCGGCCGGGCGGCGCAGGGGCGGCCCTGGATCTTCCGCGAAGTGGCGCACTTCCTGGCGACCGGCACGCGCCTGGCGCCGCCGCTGGTGGGCGAAGTGCGGCGGCTCCTGCTGGACCATCTGCAGGACCACTACGCGCTGTATGGCGAATTCACCGGTGTGCGCAGCGCGCGCAAGCATATCGGCTGGTACATCAAGGGATTGCCGGGCGCGGCGCCGTTCCGCGAGCGCATGAACACCATCGAGGACTGCGGCGCCCAGCTGCAGGCGGTGGCGGAGTTCTTCGACGCCCTGGCAGCCGCGGGCGACCGCATGCCCGAGTCGGACGCCGCGAGCGGCAGTGAAAAAGTGGCGTTGGAGGAGGCGCAATGA
- a CDS encoding YqaA family protein, whose translation MEWLDPILNLLALPRFGLTTLFIACFVSATLLPVVSEPALYGLLRLNPDLFWSAILVATAGNTLGGVVDWWMGWGAHKVVDKYSHSKSHLKAIEWLERLGPKACLLAWVPIVGDPLCAVAGWLRMPFWPCVAYMLVGKFLRYLIYTAALLYVFPA comes from the coding sequence ATGGAGTGGCTCGATCCCATCCTGAACCTGCTGGCGCTTCCGCGCTTCGGCCTGACCACGCTGTTCATCGCCTGCTTCGTGTCGGCGACGCTGCTGCCCGTGGTGTCCGAGCCCGCGCTCTACGGATTGCTGCGGCTCAATCCGGACCTGTTCTGGAGCGCCATCCTGGTGGCCACCGCCGGCAACACCCTGGGCGGCGTCGTCGACTGGTGGATGGGCTGGGGCGCGCACAAGGTGGTGGACAAGTACTCGCACTCCAAGTCGCACCTGAAGGCGATCGAGTGGCTGGAGCGGCTCGGGCCGAAGGCCTGCCTGCTTGCCTGGGTGCCGATCGTCGGCGATCCCCTGTGCGCCGTGGCCGGTTGGCTGCGCATGCCGTTCTGGCCCTGCGTGGCCTACATGCTCGTGGGCAAGTTCCTGCGCTACCTGATCTACACCGCGGCGCTGCTGTACGTGTTCCCGGCCTAG
- the ychF gene encoding redox-regulated ATPase YchF, whose product MSLKCGIVGLPNVGKSTLFNALTKAGIAAENYPFCTIEPNVGIVELPDPRLDQLAGIVKPERIVPAIVEFVDIAGLVAGASKGEGLGNQFLAHIRETDAVVNVVRCFDDPNVVHVAGKVDPVADIEVIQTELCLADLGTVEKSLARYQKAAKSGNDKEAAKLVQVLTKAQAHLDEGRPVRTLALNDEERQLLKQLFLITAKPAMFVANVDESGFENNAYLDRLREYAAAQNAPVVAICAKIESELAEMSDDDKKMFLAEIGQDEPGLDRLIRAAFKLLGLQTYFTAGVKEVRAWTIHIGDTAPQAAGVIHTDFERGFIRAQTIAFDDFIKFKGEQGAKDAGKMRSEGKEYVVKDGDVLNFLFNV is encoded by the coding sequence ATGAGTTTGAAGTGCGGGATTGTAGGTTTGCCCAACGTAGGGAAATCCACCTTGTTCAATGCGTTGACCAAGGCGGGCATCGCGGCTGAGAACTATCCCTTCTGCACCATCGAACCGAACGTCGGCATCGTCGAACTGCCGGACCCGCGTCTCGACCAGCTGGCCGGGATCGTCAAGCCCGAGCGCATCGTGCCAGCCATTGTCGAGTTTGTCGATATCGCCGGCCTGGTGGCGGGCGCCAGCAAGGGCGAGGGCCTTGGCAACCAGTTCCTGGCGCACATCCGCGAAACCGATGCGGTGGTCAACGTCGTGCGCTGCTTCGACGATCCCAATGTCGTCCACGTCGCCGGCAAGGTGGATCCGGTGGCCGACATCGAAGTGATCCAGACCGAGCTGTGCCTGGCCGACCTGGGCACGGTGGAAAAAAGCCTGGCGCGCTACCAGAAGGCGGCCAAGTCCGGCAACGACAAGGAAGCCGCCAAGCTGGTGCAGGTGCTGACCAAGGCCCAGGCGCACCTCGATGAAGGCAGGCCGGTGCGCACGCTGGCGCTCAACGACGAGGAGCGCCAGCTCCTCAAGCAGCTGTTCCTGATCACCGCCAAGCCGGCCATGTTCGTCGCCAACGTCGACGAAAGCGGCTTCGAGAACAACGCCTACCTGGACCGCCTGCGCGAATATGCCGCGGCGCAAAACGCGCCGGTGGTGGCGATCTGCGCCAAGATCGAATCCGAACTCGCCGAAATGAGCGACGACGACAAGAAGATGTTCCTCGCCGAGATCGGCCAGGACGAGCCGGGGCTGGACCGCCTGATCCGGGCGGCCTTCAAGCTGCTGGGCCTGCAGACCTACTTCACCGCCGGCGTCAAGGAAGTGCGCGCCTGGACCATCCACATCGGCGACACCGCGCCGCAGGCGGCCGGCGTGATCCACACCGACTTCGAGCGCGGCTTCATCCGCGCCCAGACCATCGCCTTCGACGACTTCATCAAGTTCAAGGGCGAGCAGGGCGCCAAGGACGCCGGCAAGATGCGCAGCGAAGGCAAGGAGTACGTCGTCAAGGACGGCGACGTGCTGAACTTCCTGTTCAACGTCTGA
- a CDS encoding 7TM diverse intracellular signaling domain-containing protein produces the protein MRCLLRAALACLVLLLGSALPGAFAAQPAPLAVDQLPPAAQLEATELGRVWLDPAGTATFEQVLRRGGMDFTPGQPDRIHALGERGQLWMHWRLVRNRDDAESWELVFPMPTLDAVTVYQQNDKGQWIARTAGDSLAVSAWPAPGRYPHFRLDLPPGQVRDVYARIQHLTPANFPVELLSDTAYDDRIQVEYLGLGMAFGALLLLVAACVAQARLYRDSVYAWYAAYAVITSLCVAAYTGAAAHLLWPRFALLGDAPQSMLALLAGGAAMLFVRNLIGLAGRYRLQDQLVRAAGLAGIVLAVAYPFMAKPAGVAMVGVYVAGATFVNLWVAWAAWRRGDVVGAWVLAAFVPLCLAVVITMMRVFGWLPVFFATQYAVVVAMAIEVPLLLVALTIRSRERHGAQIRELALSTQDALTGLLAAHLFHDRLQQVVARYRRHRDNSAIVFIDLVNYPAIKARFGTAVAEQSLLRSVIKLRRLLRDADTVSRIGEARFGLILEGELSRIAVTERAARLIAAGLMPLKGLKPEVTLQFHIGAVLLEERTAEPEDLMDALNDLLAGMSPRTRRPIRFLDPEHTRPVSLEPDSSILGSDSGLPAAAAESVPAAAPVRTASVP, from the coding sequence ATGCGATGCCTGCTGCGCGCCGCGCTGGCCTGCCTGGTGCTGCTGCTGGGATCGGCGCTGCCGGGTGCCTTCGCGGCCCAGCCGGCGCCCCTCGCGGTCGACCAGCTGCCGCCGGCGGCGCAACTCGAAGCCACCGAGCTCGGAAGGGTCTGGCTGGACCCGGCCGGCACCGCCACTTTCGAGCAGGTGTTGCGGCGCGGCGGCATGGATTTCACGCCCGGGCAGCCGGACCGCATCCACGCCTTGGGCGAACGCGGCCAGCTCTGGATGCACTGGCGCCTGGTTCGCAACCGCGACGACGCCGAGAGCTGGGAGCTGGTGTTCCCCATGCCCACGCTCGACGCGGTGACGGTCTACCAGCAGAACGACAAGGGCCAGTGGATCGCCCGCACGGCCGGCGACTCGCTGGCCGTCAGCGCCTGGCCGGCGCCGGGGCGCTATCCGCATTTCCGCCTCGACCTGCCGCCGGGGCAGGTGCGCGACGTCTACGCGCGCATCCAGCATCTCACGCCCGCCAATTTCCCGGTGGAGCTGCTTTCGGACACGGCCTACGACGACCGCATCCAGGTCGAATACCTGGGCCTCGGGATGGCGTTCGGCGCCCTGCTCCTGCTGGTGGCGGCCTGCGTCGCGCAAGCGCGCTTGTACCGCGACAGCGTCTACGCCTGGTATGCGGCCTATGCCGTGATCACCTCGCTGTGCGTCGCCGCCTACACCGGAGCTGCCGCGCACCTGCTGTGGCCACGGTTCGCGCTGCTGGGCGATGCGCCGCAGAGCATGCTGGCGCTGCTCGCCGGCGGGGCGGCCATGCTGTTCGTGCGCAACCTCATCGGCCTGGCCGGACGCTACCGCCTGCAGGACCAGCTGGTGCGGGCGGCGGGCCTGGCCGGCATCGTGCTGGCGGTGGCCTACCCGTTCATGGCCAAGCCCGCCGGGGTGGCCATGGTCGGGGTGTACGTGGCCGGCGCGACCTTCGTCAACCTGTGGGTCGCCTGGGCCGCCTGGCGGCGCGGCGACGTCGTCGGCGCCTGGGTGCTGGCCGCCTTCGTGCCCCTGTGCCTGGCCGTGGTGATCACCATGATGCGCGTCTTCGGTTGGCTGCCGGTGTTCTTCGCCACCCAGTACGCCGTCGTGGTGGCCATGGCGATCGAGGTGCCGCTGCTGCTGGTGGCGCTCACCATCCGCTCGCGCGAGCGCCACGGTGCGCAGATCCGCGAACTGGCGTTGTCGACGCAGGACGCGCTCACCGGCCTGCTGGCCGCGCACCTGTTCCACGACCGGCTGCAACAAGTCGTGGCGCGCTACCGGCGCCACCGCGACAACTCTGCCATCGTGTTCATCGACCTGGTGAACTACCCCGCGATCAAGGCGCGCTTCGGCACGGCCGTGGCCGAGCAGAGCCTGCTGCGCAGCGTGATCAAGTTGCGCCGGCTGCTGCGCGACGCCGACACCGTGAGCCGAATCGGCGAGGCCCGTTTCGGGTTGATCCTCGAAGGCGAACTGTCACGCATCGCGGTCACCGAGCGGGCGGCGCGCCTGATCGCCGCCGGGCTGATGCCGCTCAAGGGCCTCAAGCCCGAGGTCACGCTGCAGTTCCACATCGGCGCGGTGCTGCTGGAGGAACGCACGGCGGAGCCCGAGGACCTGATGGACGCGCTGAACGACCTGCTGGCCGGCATGTCGCCGCGCACCCGCCGGCCGATCCGCTTCCTGGATCCTGAGCACACGCGGCCGGTATCGCTCGAACCGGACTCGTCGATTCTGGGCAGCGACAGCGGCCTGCCCGCGGCGGCGGCGGAATCGGTGCCGGCGGCGGCGCCGGTCAGAACCGCCAGCGTCCCGTGA
- a CDS encoding MOSC domain-containing protein gives MSTTESDVSTRIARLFVYPVKSCAGVEVKEALLTETGLDLDRAWMVVDADGEFVSQRELPRMALVKVQLKVHEVVLRAPGMLALHLAVDAAESPMRVRVWDDEVPAWDMGAVAAQWFSDFLGRPLRLARFDPEHRRLSDRKWTGEVEAANQFSDGYPLLVASEGSVAELNRRLAAAGHAPVGIERFRPNIVLAGLEAQDEDRVDVLRIAADEEVLLRPVKPCARCTIPDVDPVSAEPAPFVSEVLRAYRANPQMGGAITFGMNAVTLQGEGQVLRVGQAVTGRWRF, from the coding sequence ATGAGCACCACAGAGTCCGACGTCAGCACCCGCATCGCCCGCCTCTTCGTCTACCCCGTGAAGTCATGCGCGGGCGTCGAGGTGAAGGAAGCGCTCCTCACCGAGACCGGCCTGGACCTGGATCGCGCCTGGATGGTGGTGGACGCGGACGGCGAGTTCGTCAGCCAGCGCGAACTGCCGCGCATGGCGCTGGTGAAGGTCCAGCTGAAGGTGCATGAGGTGGTGCTGCGCGCGCCCGGCATGCTGGCCCTGCACCTGGCCGTCGATGCCGCCGAATCGCCGATGCGGGTGCGGGTCTGGGACGACGAGGTGCCGGCCTGGGACATGGGCGCCGTCGCCGCCCAGTGGTTCAGCGACTTCCTCGGCCGGCCGCTGCGGCTGGCGCGCTTCGATCCCGAGCACCGGCGCCTGTCGGACCGCAAGTGGACCGGCGAGGTCGAGGCGGCCAACCAGTTCAGCGACGGCTATCCGCTGCTGGTGGCCAGCGAAGGATCGGTCGCAGAGCTCAACCGGCGGCTGGCCGCGGCCGGCCATGCGCCGGTCGGCATCGAGCGCTTTCGTCCCAACATCGTCCTGGCCGGGCTGGAAGCGCAGGACGAGGACCGCGTGGATGTGCTGCGCATCGCAGCGGACGAGGAAGTCCTGCTGCGCCCGGTGAAGCCCTGCGCGCGCTGCACGATTCCCGACGTCGATCCGGTCAGCGCCGAACCGGCGCCCTTCGTGAGCGAGGTGCTGCGCGCCTATCGCGCCAATCCGCAGATGGGCGGCGCGATCACCTTCGGCATGAATGCCGTCACGCTCCAGGGCGAAGGCCAGGTCCTGCGCGTGGGGCAGGCCGTCACGGGACGCTGGCGGTTCTGA
- a CDS encoding FAD-dependent monooxygenase: MALDVCIRGAGIVGRTLALLLARDRLRVGLVRGPAPVNGGGGDVRAYALNAQSKDLLELVRGWPAEAHATPVARMEIHGDGGGELCFRAEDQGAPALAWIVNVPALQERLADAIGYQSQIQWLDAPQPSALTVICEGRASATRDEYGVNFEVTPYPQRAIAARLGCERPHGHIARQWFSQGEILALLPLDGNRVSLVWSVREQRAPDLLALEPAAFAAHLEEACHGALGRLTLESERAAWPLQLARADRWCGPGWALCGDAAHNVHPLAGHGLNLGLADANELARVLHERDYWRNPGDLRLLRRYERARKGDMLAMGAVTDGLQQLFSRDDAPWGMLRNWGMTGFDRSGPIKGWVARQAMGQI; encoded by the coding sequence ATGGCCCTCGATGTGTGTATCCGCGGCGCCGGCATCGTGGGCCGGACCCTGGCCCTGCTGCTCGCGCGCGACCGGCTGCGCGTGGGGTTGGTGCGCGGCCCGGCGCCGGTCAATGGCGGCGGCGGCGACGTCCGGGCCTACGCGCTGAATGCGCAGTCCAAGGACCTGCTCGAACTGGTGCGCGGCTGGCCCGCCGAAGCCCACGCGACGCCGGTGGCGCGCATGGAGATCCACGGCGACGGCGGCGGCGAGCTGTGCTTCCGCGCCGAAGACCAGGGCGCACCGGCGCTGGCCTGGATCGTCAACGTGCCGGCCCTGCAGGAGCGGCTGGCCGACGCCATCGGCTACCAGTCGCAGATCCAGTGGCTGGACGCGCCGCAGCCGTCGGCCCTCACGGTGATCTGCGAGGGACGCGCCAGCGCCACGCGCGACGAATACGGGGTCAATTTCGAGGTCACGCCCTATCCGCAACGCGCCATCGCGGCGCGGCTGGGCTGCGAGAGGCCGCATGGGCACATCGCGCGGCAGTGGTTCAGCCAGGGCGAGATCCTGGCCCTGCTGCCGCTGGACGGCAACCGGGTCTCGCTGGTCTGGTCGGTGCGGGAACAGCGCGCCCCCGACCTGCTGGCGCTGGAGCCGGCCGCATTCGCGGCGCACCTGGAAGAAGCCTGCCATGGGGCACTGGGCCGCCTGACGCTCGAGAGCGAGCGCGCGGCCTGGCCGCTGCAGCTGGCGCGGGCCGACCGCTGGTGTGGCCCCGGCTGGGCGCTGTGCGGCGACGCCGCGCACAACGTGCATCCGCTGGCGGGCCACGGCCTGAACCTGGGGCTGGCCGATGCCAACGAGCTGGCCCGGGTGCTGCACGAACGAGACTACTGGCGAAACCCCGGCGACCTGCGGCTGCTGCGCCGCTACGAGCGCGCGCGCAAAGGTGACATGCTGGCGATGGGCGCGGTCACCGACGGGCTGCAGCAGCTGTTCTCGCGCGATGATGCGCCCTGGGGCATGCTTCGCAACTGGGGCATGACCGGCTTCGACCGCAGCGGGCCGATCAAGGGTTGGGTGGCCCGCCAGGCCATGGGACAGATTTGA
- a CDS encoding DsbC family protein: MMSGALVLATAAHAQEAAIKKNLAERLPQLGKIDEVSKSPIPGLYELRVGTEVFYSDAEGNYLVQGSIIDTKQQRNLTEERENKLMAIDFSALPLKDAFTIVRGNGKRKIAIFEDPNCGYCKRFERELQKVDNVTVHMFLYPILGSDSTDKSRNLWCAKDRGAAWQDWMVRDKAAPNAQCDTAALTRNVEFGRKYRISGTPTMILADGTRVPGAVSAQQVEKLLADK, translated from the coding sequence ATGATGTCGGGCGCGCTGGTGCTCGCCACGGCGGCCCACGCGCAGGAAGCTGCGATCAAGAAGAACCTCGCTGAGCGCCTGCCGCAGCTGGGCAAGATCGACGAGGTGAGCAAGTCCCCGATCCCGGGCCTGTACGAGTTGCGCGTGGGCACCGAGGTGTTCTACAGCGACGCCGAGGGCAACTACCTGGTCCAGGGCAGCATCATCGACACCAAGCAGCAACGCAACCTCACCGAGGAGCGGGAAAACAAGCTGATGGCGATCGACTTCTCGGCATTGCCGCTGAAGGACGCCTTCACCATCGTGCGCGGCAACGGCAAGCGCAAGATCGCCATCTTCGAGGACCCGAACTGCGGCTACTGCAAGCGCTTCGAGCGCGAGTTGCAGAAGGTGGACAACGTCACTGTGCACATGTTCCTGTATCCGATCCTCGGCTCGGATTCGACCGACAAGTCGCGCAACCTCTGGTGCGCCAAGGACCGTGGGGCCGCCTGGCAGGACTGGATGGTGCGCGACAAGGCCGCGCCCAACGCGCAGTGCGACACCGCGGCGCTCACACGCAACGTCGAGTTCGGACGCAAGTACCGCATTTCCGGCACCCCGACCATGATCCTGGCCGACGGCACGCGCGTGCCCGGCGCCGTGAGCGCGCAACAGGTCGAAAAGCTGCTGGCCGATAAATGA
- a CDS encoding M61 family metallopeptidase produces the protein MTSAARAASVHYRIEAADLHAHLYRVTLQIDQPAAQQQVSLPVWIPGSYLVREFAKNLQRLSARQDGRPVALHQLDKCSWQLECVPSSPLVLSYEVYAFDNSVRTAWLDTQRGFFNGTSLCLKVHGQESTAHSLELAPVDGMPQWQAATGLAPLKVGKRGFGTYLAADYDELVDCPVEMGVFWSGEFKAAGVPHRLVVAGVTEAFDGDRLLADTHKICEAQIRFWHDRKRPPHKNYLFMLNAVDDGYGGLEHRNSTALIASRRDLPRVGDARQSDGYVTLLGLISHEYFHTWNVKQLRPAEFTHYDYSRENYTQLLWFFEGFTSYYDDLLLRRAGVIDDATYVKLLNKTINQVLQTPGREVQPVAQASFDAWVKYYRQDENTANATVSYYTKGALVALCFDLTLRAERQTTLDEVMRGLWQRCKAGPMTEADFAAVLKELGGRAFTREIAAWVHGTRDLPLAELLKAQGIFALDEPAQLQQRLGIRVGESGAVQVKTVLRGGVAEQAGIAANDEWVGVEVAGQAWRLTKLDDLLLYAGNHRKLTAIVARDRRLLRLDLNLPAAATTWRLVLRDAARAQPWLSAHS, from the coding sequence ATGACGTCGGCGGCCCGCGCGGCGAGCGTGCACTACCGGATCGAAGCGGCCGACCTGCACGCGCACCTCTATCGCGTCACGCTCCAGATCGACCAGCCGGCGGCGCAGCAGCAGGTCTCGCTGCCGGTCTGGATTCCCGGCAGCTACCTGGTGCGCGAGTTCGCCAAGAACCTGCAGCGCCTGAGCGCGCGCCAGGACGGCCGGCCGGTGGCGCTGCACCAGCTGGACAAATGCTCCTGGCAGCTCGAGTGCGTGCCCAGCAGCCCGCTGGTGCTCAGCTACGAGGTCTACGCTTTCGACAACTCGGTGCGCACCGCCTGGCTCGACACGCAGCGGGGCTTCTTCAACGGCACCAGCCTGTGCCTGAAGGTGCACGGTCAGGAAAGCACGGCGCATTCGCTCGAGCTCGCGCCGGTGGACGGGATGCCCCAATGGCAGGCGGCCACGGGCCTGGCGCCGCTCAAGGTCGGCAAGCGCGGGTTCGGCACCTACCTGGCGGCCGATTACGACGAGCTGGTCGACTGCCCGGTCGAGATGGGCGTCTTCTGGAGCGGTGAATTCAAGGCGGCCGGCGTGCCGCACCGCCTGGTGGTCGCCGGGGTCACAGAAGCCTTCGACGGCGATCGCCTGCTGGCCGACACGCACAAGATCTGCGAGGCGCAGATCCGCTTCTGGCACGACCGCAAGCGCCCGCCGCACAAGAACTACCTGTTCATGCTGAACGCGGTCGACGACGGCTACGGCGGCCTGGAGCACCGCAATTCCACGGCCCTGATCGCCTCGCGCCGCGACCTGCCGCGCGTGGGCGACGCGCGCCAGTCCGACGGCTACGTCACGCTGCTGGGCCTGATCAGCCACGAGTACTTCCACACCTGGAATGTCAAGCAGCTGCGGCCGGCGGAGTTCACCCACTACGACTACTCGCGCGAGAACTACACGCAGCTGCTGTGGTTCTTCGAGGGCTTCACCAGCTACTACGACGACCTGCTGCTGCGGCGCGCCGGCGTGATCGACGACGCCACCTACGTCAAGCTGCTGAACAAGACCATCAACCAGGTGCTGCAGACCCCCGGCCGCGAGGTGCAGCCGGTGGCGCAGGCCAGCTTCGACGCCTGGGTCAAGTACTACCGGCAGGACGAGAACACGGCCAACGCCACGGTCAGCTACTACACCAAGGGCGCATTGGTGGCGCTGTGCTTCGACCTCACCCTGCGGGCCGAGCGCCAGACCACGCTCGACGAAGTGATGCGCGGGCTGTGGCAGCGCTGCAAGGCCGGGCCGATGACCGAGGCCGACTTCGCCGCAGTGCTCAAGGAACTGGGTGGGCGCGCCTTCACGCGCGAGATCGCGGCCTGGGTGCACGGCACCCGGGACCTGCCGCTGGCCGAACTGCTGAAGGCGCAGGGCATTTTTGCGCTGGACGAGCCCGCCCAGCTGCAGCAGCGCCTGGGCATCCGCGTCGGCGAGAGCGGCGCCGTGCAGGTCAAGACCGTGCTGCGCGGCGGGGTGGCCGAGCAGGCCGGCATCGCCGCCAACGACGAGTGGGTCGGCGTCGAGGTGGCGGGCCAGGCCTGGCGTTTGACCAAGCTGGACGACCTGCTGCTGTACGCCGGCAATCACCGCAAGCTCACGGCCATCGTCGCGCGCGACCGGCGCCTGCTGCGGCTGGACCTGAACCTGCCGGCGGCCGCAACGACCTGGCGGCTGGTGCTGCGCGATGCCGCGCGGGCGCAACCGTGGCTGAGCGCACACAGCTGA